The Etheostoma cragini isolate CJK2018 chromosome 15, CSU_Ecrag_1.0, whole genome shotgun sequence genome window below encodes:
- the nptx2a gene encoding neuronal pentraxin-2a isoform X2: MLTLVVGLLYLVIGRTVRSQDATGSRFVCNAIPPGAEPGCGYGPTGNRVLSSSPVEDELRNTIIQLRETILQQKETIVSQQGTIKELNSKLARCEAAADESPQGKSRGQGSRRKEYSKNTMGDLPRDPGETIDQLGKTMQSLKGRLENLEQSLRLPSTNLSAGGVSALTPLPLELRELLRQRLGALETQLLRKVADLEEEKSQLYNDTAAHRQRTESALNSLLERITELEKNNNAFKSPEDFKVSLPLRTNYLYGRIKKSLPEIYAFTVCMWLKSGATPGIGTPFSYGVPGQANEIVLIEWGNNPIELLVNDKVAQLPLSVSDGRWHHICITWTTRDGFWEAYQDGERLGTGDNLAPWHPIKPGGVIILGQEQDIVGGRFDATQAFVGELSQFNMWDRVLRPVDIMGLANCSAYMPGNVVPWIDANVEVFGGASKTALEICEDRAFDS; this comes from the exons ATGCTGACTTTAGTAGTTGGACTTTTGTACCTGGTCATTGGACGCACCGTGAGAAGCCAGGATGCTACAGGTAGCCGCTTTGTGTGCAACGCCATTCCCCCGGGCGCAGAGCCGGGCTGCGGCTATGGTCCGACGGGGAACCGTGTCCTGAGCAGCAGCCCCGTGGAGGACGAGCTGCGGAACACGATCATCCAGCTCCGGGAGACCATCCTGCAGCAGAAGGAGACCATCGTGAGCCAACAGGGGACCATCAAGGAGCTCAACTCCAAGCTGGCGCGCTGCGAGGCGGCAGCCGACGAGTCCCCGCAGGGAAAGTCCCGGGGTCAGGGTTCCAGACGAAAGGAGTACAGCAAGAACACCATGGGGGACCTGCCCCGGGACCCCGGCGAGACCATAGATCAACTGGGCAAGACCATGCAGAGTCTCAAGGGTCGGCTGGAGAACTTGGAG CAGAGTTTGAGACTCCCCAGCACTAATTTGTCAGCTGGAGGTGTCTCGGCCCTGACTCCCCTGCCACTAGAGCTGCGGGAGCTGCTGCGGCAGCGTCTGGGGGCGCTGGAGACCCAGCTCCTCCGGAAGGTGGCCGatctggaggaagagaagagccAGCTCTACAATGACACAGCGGCCCACCGACAACGCACCGAGAGCGCGCTCAATTCCCTCCTGGAGAGGATCACTGAGCTTGAGAAAA ATAACAATGCCTTCAAGTCACCCGAGGATTTCAAGGTGTCTCTCCCTCTTCGCACTAACTACCTGTACGGACGCATCAAGAAGAGCCTCCCTGAGATCTACGCCTTCACTGTGTGCATGTGGCTCAAGTCTGGCGCCACTCCCGGCATAGGAACTCCATTTTCTTACGGCGTGCCAGGCCAAGCCAATGAGATCGTCCTCATCGAATGGGGGAACAACCCCATTGAGCTACTAGTCAATGACAAG GTTGCCCAGCTCCCTCTGTCCGTGAGTGACGGGCGGTGGCACCACATCTGCATCACCTGGACGACCAGAGATGGGTTTTGGGAGGCTTACCAGGATGGCGAGCGTCTAGGCACCGGGGACAACCTGGCCCCCTGGCACCCAATTAAACCTGGAGGGGTGATCATCCTGGGCCAGGAGCAG GACATAGTTGGAGGCCGTTTTGACGCCACCCAGGCCTTTGTGGGGGAGCTGAGCCAGTTCAACATGTGGGACCGAGTACTGCGGCCCGTGGACATCATGGGTCTGGCCAACTGCTCGGCTTACATGCCTGGCAACGTGGTTCCTTGGATTGATGCAAATGTGGAAGTGTTTGGTGGTGCAAGTAAAACTGCTCTGGAGATCTGTGAAGATCGTGCTTTTGATTCCTAA
- the nptx2a gene encoding neuronal pentraxin-2a isoform X1: protein MLTLVVGLLYLVIGRTVRSQDATGSRFVCNAIPPGAEPGCGYGPTGNRVLSSSPVEDELRNTIIQLRETILQQKETIVSQQGTIKELNSKLARCEAAADESPQGKSRGQGSRRKEYSKNTMGDLPRDPGETIDQLGKTMQSLKGRLENLEQQSLRLPSTNLSAGGVSALTPLPLELRELLRQRLGALETQLLRKVADLEEEKSQLYNDTAAHRQRTESALNSLLERITELEKNNNAFKSPEDFKVSLPLRTNYLYGRIKKSLPEIYAFTVCMWLKSGATPGIGTPFSYGVPGQANEIVLIEWGNNPIELLVNDKVAQLPLSVSDGRWHHICITWTTRDGFWEAYQDGERLGTGDNLAPWHPIKPGGVIILGQEQDIVGGRFDATQAFVGELSQFNMWDRVLRPVDIMGLANCSAYMPGNVVPWIDANVEVFGGASKTALEICEDRAFDS from the exons ATGCTGACTTTAGTAGTTGGACTTTTGTACCTGGTCATTGGACGCACCGTGAGAAGCCAGGATGCTACAGGTAGCCGCTTTGTGTGCAACGCCATTCCCCCGGGCGCAGAGCCGGGCTGCGGCTATGGTCCGACGGGGAACCGTGTCCTGAGCAGCAGCCCCGTGGAGGACGAGCTGCGGAACACGATCATCCAGCTCCGGGAGACCATCCTGCAGCAGAAGGAGACCATCGTGAGCCAACAGGGGACCATCAAGGAGCTCAACTCCAAGCTGGCGCGCTGCGAGGCGGCAGCCGACGAGTCCCCGCAGGGAAAGTCCCGGGGTCAGGGTTCCAGACGAAAGGAGTACAGCAAGAACACCATGGGGGACCTGCCCCGGGACCCCGGCGAGACCATAGATCAACTGGGCAAGACCATGCAGAGTCTCAAGGGTCGGCTGGAGAACTTGGAG CAGCAGAGTTTGAGACTCCCCAGCACTAATTTGTCAGCTGGAGGTGTCTCGGCCCTGACTCCCCTGCCACTAGAGCTGCGGGAGCTGCTGCGGCAGCGTCTGGGGGCGCTGGAGACCCAGCTCCTCCGGAAGGTGGCCGatctggaggaagagaagagccAGCTCTACAATGACACAGCGGCCCACCGACAACGCACCGAGAGCGCGCTCAATTCCCTCCTGGAGAGGATCACTGAGCTTGAGAAAA ATAACAATGCCTTCAAGTCACCCGAGGATTTCAAGGTGTCTCTCCCTCTTCGCACTAACTACCTGTACGGACGCATCAAGAAGAGCCTCCCTGAGATCTACGCCTTCACTGTGTGCATGTGGCTCAAGTCTGGCGCCACTCCCGGCATAGGAACTCCATTTTCTTACGGCGTGCCAGGCCAAGCCAATGAGATCGTCCTCATCGAATGGGGGAACAACCCCATTGAGCTACTAGTCAATGACAAG GTTGCCCAGCTCCCTCTGTCCGTGAGTGACGGGCGGTGGCACCACATCTGCATCACCTGGACGACCAGAGATGGGTTTTGGGAGGCTTACCAGGATGGCGAGCGTCTAGGCACCGGGGACAACCTGGCCCCCTGGCACCCAATTAAACCTGGAGGGGTGATCATCCTGGGCCAGGAGCAG GACATAGTTGGAGGCCGTTTTGACGCCACCCAGGCCTTTGTGGGGGAGCTGAGCCAGTTCAACATGTGGGACCGAGTACTGCGGCCCGTGGACATCATGGGTCTGGCCAACTGCTCGGCTTACATGCCTGGCAACGTGGTTCCTTGGATTGATGCAAATGTGGAAGTGTTTGGTGGTGCAAGTAAAACTGCTCTGGAGATCTGTGAAGATCGTGCTTTTGATTCCTAA